One window of the Anopheles cruzii chromosome 2, idAnoCruzAS_RS32_06, whole genome shotgun sequence genome contains the following:
- the LOC128268379 gene encoding tektin-1, giving the protein MSEKYLREQNLVIVPPEQPKYTVRDWDNNNRRQNLFSVAQQDLADRVISESDRIIDETKHTTESSKDEVDFRLRERIEDIRFRRDELQSQKREAHIEEEALKVYKRRTIDAINTLREIAVPLCQKCIVLRETRDGTDLVNDAVDRELRKELTVMEGGVALLEKVLAECVEQIRRLRATIYLLDRDLTDKDRSIRIDEKNLELRPNQMEMKVYAGRVPLDPYNATDEEWIMVTNRNIEATAREINSAQPLRSYVDQLLRQIAEDIRSQVERTSAAFRQRIAELRYTKVKLENVHKETVRQVNELTRAVTRLEREIAEKEGYVALAQTRLANRAQRPGIELCRDSVYEGLKRELAELRSSTAKLDGSRVKSKATLRYLLSTQVLQEEEINRKTRSLRTDEVDCMTMRESLKFQDF; this is encoded by the exons ATGTCCGAAAAGTATTTGCGAGAGCAAAATCTCGTTATCGTTCCACCGGAACAACCAAAATACACGGTGCGCGACTGGGACAACAACAATCGTAGACAGAATTTGTTCTCCGTCGCCCAGCAGGACCTGGCTGATCGAGTGATAAG CGAAAGTGACCGTATAATCGATGAGACGAAGCACACGACGGAATCGAGCAAGGATGAGGTCGACTTCCGGTTGCGGGAACGCATCGAGGACATTCGCTTTCGCCGGGACGAGTTGCAGAGCCAGAAACGGGAAGCGCACATCGAGGAAGAAGCGCTGAAGGTGTACAAACGGAGGACGATCGATGCGATCAACACGCTGCGGGAGATTGCGGTGCCGCTCTGTCAGAAGTGTATCGTCCTGCGGGAAACGCGCGACGGGACGGACCTGGTCAACGATGCCGTCGATCGCGAGCTGCGCAAGGAGCTGACCGTAATGGAGGGCGGTGTGGCGCTGCTGGAGAAGGTGCTGGCCGAGTGTGTCGAGCAGATCCGCCGTCTGCGCGCTACGATCTATCTGCTCGATCGCGATCTGACCGACAAGGACCGTTCGATTCGGATCGACGAGAAGAATCTCGAGCTGCGCCCGAACCAGATGGAGATGAAGGTGTACGCCGGACGGGTTCCGTTGGATCCTTA CAATGCCACCGACGAGGAGTGGATTATGGTGACCAATCGGAACATTGAGGCGACCGCCCGGGAGATTAATAGTGCCCAACCGTTGCGCTCCTACGTCGACCAGTTGCTGCGCCAGATTGCCGAAGATATTCGGTCGCAGGTCGAGCGGACCAGTGCCGCCTTCCGGCAGCGCATCGCCGAGCTGCGGTACACGAAAGTTAAGCTCGAGAACGTGCACAAGGAAACGGTGCGGCAGGTGAACGAGCTGACGCGCGCCGTGACACGGCTCGAGCGGGAAATTGCCGAAAAGGAGGGTTACGTGGCCCTGGCCCAGACGCGACTGGCGAACCGTGCCCAGCGTCCGGGGATCGAGCTGTGCCGGGACAGTGTTTACGAGGGCCTCAAACGGGAACTGGCCGAGCTGCGCAGTTCGACGGCCAAGCTCGATGGCAGTCGGGTAAAGTCGAAGGCCACGCTACGCTATTTGCTCAGCACGCAAGTGCTACAGGAGGAAGAAATCAACCGCAAAACGAGATCGTTGCGTACCGACGAGGTGGACTGCATGACCATGAGGGAGAGCTTGAAGTTTCAGGACTTTTGA
- the LOC128267847 gene encoding ribosomal protein S6 kinase beta-2, which translates to MAGVFDLELHEEDNVHDSDDDIIEIEDVDLEPELHINSNLETEDSETIPLSEDIINPGRIKLGPQDFELKKVLGKGGYGKVFQVRKTTGADANSFFAMKVLKKASIVRNQKDTAHTRAERNILEAVRHPFIVELVYAFQTGGKLYLILEYLSGGELFMHLEREGIFLEDTACFYLCEIILALEHLHNLGIIYRDLKPENVLLDAQGHVKLTDFGLCKEHIQEGIVTHTFCGTIEYMAPEILMRSGHGKAVDWWSLGALMYDMLTGMPPFCADNRKKTVDAILKDKLNIPGYLTPDSRDLIRRLMKRQVGQRLGSGPTDGQAVRAHPFFRNVNWEDVVARRLDPPIKPVLASEDDVSQFDTKFTKEIPVDSPEESTLSESANLIFQGFTYVAPSVLEDMQTRVTTPRSPRRMPRHHGHHMHHHHHHNHHHHHNHHLGGPMAGGSGGASGSSTTTTTAGGGAGTHATSASRMMAGAGGASGVSGLENGNILPHHMLHNNLNHMQQHPHGAGGGGSIQQRAAAGQQPPSAANAPQPHASGAGSSRPFNAASIARRTPPHLQPFAPRPSPQDEMMDVYPEMSIS; encoded by the exons ATGGCGGGCGTCTTTGATTTGGAGCTCCACGAGGAGGATAATGTTCAcgattccgacgacgacatcaTCGAGATTGAGGAC GTGGATCTGGAACCGGAACTGCACATTAACTCAAACCTAGA GACCGAAGACTCGGAAACGATACCACTTTCGGAGGACATCATAAACCCGGGTCGGATAAAGCTTGGGCCACAGGATTTCGAGCTGAAGAAGGTGCTGGGAAAAGGTGGCTACGGTAAAGTCTTCCAG GTGCGAAAAACGACCGGTGCTGATGCGAACTCGTTCTTCGCCATGAAGGTGCTGAAGAAGGCGTCGATAGTTAGAAATCAAAAAgacaccgcacacacgcgggccGAGCGCAACATTTTGGAAGCCGTTCGG CATCCGTTTATCGTGGAACTAGTGTACGCCTTCCAGACCGGCGGCAAGCTGTATTTAATCCTAGAGTATCTGAGCGGTGGCGAACTGTTTATGCATTTAGAGCGTGAAGGTATCTTCCTGGAGGACACTGCTTG CTTTTATCTCTGCGAAATCATTCTCGCACTGGAGCACCTGCACAATCTCGGCATCATTTATCGCGACCTGAAGCCGGAGAACGTGCTGCTCGATGCGCAGGGCCACGTGAAGCTGACCGACTTTGGCCTGTGCAAGGAACACATCCAGGAGGGCATCGTGACGCACACTTTCTGCGGTACGATCGAGTACAT GGCTCCCGAAATTCTGATGCGCAGCGGACACGGCAAAGCGGTTGACTGGTGGTCACTCGGTGCACTGATGTACGACATGCTCACGGGAATG CCACCATTCTGTGCGGACAATCGTAAGAAAACGGTCGACGCCATCCTGAAGGATAAGCTCAACATCCCGGGCTACCTGACGCCCGATTCGCGCGACCTAATCCGCCGTCTGATGAAGCGACAGGTTGGCCAGCGACTAGGCAGTggtccgaccgacggccagGCGGTTCGTGCACATCCGTTCTTCCGGAACGTCAACTGGGAGGACGTGGTGGCGAGACGGTTGGATCCTCCCATCAAACCAGTGCTG GCAAGCGAAGATGATGTTTCACAGTTTGACACCAAGTTTACGAAAGAAATACCGGTGGATTCGCCCGAAGAATCGACGCTGAGCGAGAGTGCCAACCTGATCTTCCAG GGTTTCACGTACGTCGCTCCGTCAGTGCTGGAGGATATGCAAACCCGTGTGACGACGCCAAGATCGCCCCGCCGGATGCCGCGCCATCATGGCCATCAtatgcaccaccatcatcatcacaaccatcaccatcatcataaCCATCATCTCGGTGGTCCGATGGCGGGCGGTAGCGGTGGTGCCAGTGGCAgctcaacaacaacgacgacggctggtggtggtgctggaacTCACGCGACCAGTGCTAGCCGAATGAtggccggtgctggtggtgcttcTGGCGTCAGTGGTCTCGAGAATGGCAACATTCTGCCCCATCATATGCTCCACAACAACCTCAACCACATGCAGCAGCATCCGCACGgagccggtggcggcggtagcATACAACAGCGAGCTGCTGCGGGACAGCAaccaccgtcggcggccaaTGCACCACAACCTCACGCATCGGGAGCCGGCAGCAGTCGACCGTTTAATGCGGCGTCGATCGCCCGAAGAACGCCACCCCACTTGCAGCCGTTCGCTCCGAGACCATCGCCCCAGGACGAAATGATGGACGTCTATCCGGAAATGTCCATTTCTTA G
- the LOC128269345 gene encoding E3 ubiquitin-protein ligase Bre1 isoform X2 — translation MSKRSADDGATGAGSVVGAANSAGGLQPPIKKVHFEPHLIGPISTLEEMDIKVLQFQNKKLAQRIEQRIRCESELRSRIEQLEKRQTQDDAVLNVVNRYWNQLNEDIRVLLQRFDAETADESENKNENEVTTSFLMQLATWDKEELDDKLANRVQVSKRAVAKIVQVFDRLMQRNEKLMLAMKGESDEALGKAGGGGGLPPDLDETLRQTYIDVMAENRNLQTQNTLLHEKFHTISLKLSEYQDMLNGKETEGAELRNQIDDLQYELEKVRCRNDKLENHLAEAIEKLKAYHQLHGGDPLSSGTGGPGGGGSSERHLSSNSGSGGGGGGGGRGTGSMTSVAAQHLEDLQKELEEYKELSNNRLQELDKLHLQHREALKEVEKLKMDIRQLPESVIVETTEYKCLQSQFSVLYNESMQIKTLLDESRNQLQSSKNQHLRQIEMMESEELIAQKRVRSDMIQMEDVLSQIRKEYEMLRIEFEQNMAANEQTAPINHEMRHLILSLQNHNGQLKGEVQRYKKKYKDVSADNTKLRKDLEDVSTKLTVAQEVALQQAETIKQEANNCLASMGGGATNDSGGRGCTGGHIKEEGGGGAGLKDKGGSEGGLDGANGSIKREEIIGPDGTVMVVKKECPGTPGGHKMGSGGDKANGPKCIESDLVRDLRNQLKKALNDQKEMKLLLDMYKGVPKEQRDKVQLMASEKKKCAEIEDLKVQMKKLQESKREDRKKLADEEALRKIKQLEEQKYELQKQVQNQKQPPDSSWSSGYRPFVWRGEEEALLNEMEVTGQAFEDMQEQNSRLIQQLREKDDANFKLMSDRIKANQMHKLLREEKQMLEDQVTTRDSQIEAMHVVLRKLEEKERILQNTVTTIEKELVARQQAMEMHKRKAIESAQSAADLKLHLEKYHAQMKEAQQVVAEKTSSLEAEAYKTKRLQEELAQHKRKAERMKKIEMSGTTIDEVMLEEIREYKETLTCPSCKVKRKDAVLSKCFHVFCYDCLRTRYETRQRKCPKCNCAFGANDYHRLYLST, via the exons ATGTCGAAGCGCTCGGCGGACGATGGGGCCACTGGTGCGGGGAGCGTTGTCGGGGCGGCGAACAGCGCTGGCGGGCTGCAGCCCCCGATCAAGAAAGTGCACTTCGAGCCGCACCTGATCGGGCCGATTTCGACGCTCGAGGAGATGGACATCAAGGTGTTGCAGTTCCAGAACAAGAAGCTCGCCCAGCGCATCGAGCAGCGGATACGGTGCGAGTCGGAGCTGCGGTCCCGCATCGAGCAGCTCGAGAAGCGCCAAACGCAGGACGACGCCGTCCTGAACGTGGTCAACCGCTACTGGAACCAGCTGAACGAGGACAtccgggtgctgctgcagcgctTCGATGCCGAGACGGCGGATGAATCGGAGAACAAAA ATGAGAACGAGGTCACGACGTCGTTTCTGATGCAGCTCGCCACCTGGGACAAGGAGGAGCTGGACGACAAGCTGGCGAACCGGGTGCAGGTGTCGAAGCGGGCCGTCGCGAAGATCGTGCAGGTTTTCGACCGCCTCATGCAGCGCAACGAGAAGCTGATGCTCGCGATGAAGGGCGAATCGGACGAGGCGCTCGGGAAGGCAGGTGGCGGCGGAGGGTTACCGCCCGATCTGGACGAAACCCTGCGCCAAACGTACATCGACGTGATGGCGGAGAACCGCAATCTGCAGACACAGAACACGCTGCTGCACGAAAAGTTTCACACGATCTCGCTCAAGCTGAGCGAGTACCAGGACATGCTGAACGGCAAGGAGACGGAGGGGGCCGAGCTGCGCAACCAAATCGACGATCTGCAGTACGAGCTGGAGAAGGTGCGGTGTCGGAATGACAAGCTGGAGAACCACCTGGCGGAGGCGATCGAGAAGCTGAAGGCGTACCACCAGTTGCACGGCGGTGATCCGCTCAGCTCCGGAAcaggtggccccggtggtggcggttcgTCCGAGCGGCACTTGTCGAGCAacagtggcagcggcggtggcggcggcggcggcggccggggaACGGGCTCGATGACGAGCGTGGCCGCGCAGCACCTGGAGGATCTGCAGAAGGAACTGGAGGAGTACAAAGAGCTGTCGAACAATCGGTTGCAGGAGCTCGACAAGCTGCACCTGCAGCACCGGGAAGCGCTGAAGGAGGTCGAGAAGCTAAAGATGGACATCCGGCAGCTGCCGGAGTCGGTGATCGTCGAGACGACCGAGTACAAGTGCCTCCAATCGCAGTTCTCCGTGCTGTACAACGAATCGATGCAGATCAAGACGCTGCTGGACGAGAGCCGCAACCAGCTGCAGTCGAGCAAGAACCAGCACCTGCGCCAGATCGAGATGATGGAGAGCGAAGAGCTGATCGCGCAGAAACGCGTGCGGAGCGACATGATACAGATGGAGGACGTGCTGTCGCAGATACGCAAGGAGTACGAGATGCTGCGCATCGAGTTCGAGCAAAACATGGCCGCGAACGAGCAGACGGCGCCGATCAATCACGAGATGCGCCACCTGATACTGTCCCTGCAGAACCACAACGGCCAGCTGAAGGGTGAGGTGCAGCGGTACAAGAAGAAGTACAAGGACGTGTCGGCCGACAACACGAAGCTGCGCAAAGACCTGGAGGACGTGTCGACGAAGCTGACCGTCGCGCAGGAAGTGGCCCTACAGCAGGCGGAAACGATCAAGCAGGAAGCGAACAACTGCCTCGCGTCGATGGGAGGTGGTGCCACCAACGACAGCGGTGGCCGAGGGTGTACCGGTGGCCACATAAAGGAAGAAGGCGGTGGCGGAGCGGGGCTCAAGGACa AAGGTGGCTCCGAAGGTGGGCTCGATGGGGCTAATGGAAGCATCAAGCGGGAAGAGATCATCGGCCCGGACGgaacggtgatggtggtgaagaAGGAATGTCCAGGAACGCCCGGGGGCCACAAGATGGGTTCCGGTGGCGATAAAGCAAACGGGCCCAAGTGCATCGAGTCGGATCTGGTGCGCGATCTGCGGAATCAGCTGAAGAAAGCTTTAAACGATCAGAAAGagatgaagctgctgctggacatgTACAAGGGCGTACCGAAGGAGCAGCGGGACAAGGTTCAGCTGATGGCGTCCGAGAAGAAGAAGTGTGCCGAAATCGAGGACCTCAAGGTGCAGATGAAGAAGCTGCAGGAGAGCAAACGCGAGGATCGGAAAAAGCTGGCCGACGAGGAAGCGCTGCGGAAGATCAAGCAGCTCGAGGAGCAGAAGTACGAGCTGCAGAAACAGGTCCAAAACCAGAAGCAACCACCGGACAGCAGCTGGAGCAGTGGCTATCGACCATTTGTATGGCGCGGC gaGGAAGAAGCACTCCTGAACGAGATGGAGGTCACGGGGCAGGCGTTCGAGGACATGCAGGAGCAAAACTCAAGACTGATACAGCAGCTGCGCGAGAAGGACGATGCCAACTTTAAGCTCATGTCCGACCGGATCAAGGCGAACCAAATGCACAAGCTGTTGCGGGAAGAGAAGCAAATGCTGGAAGATCAG GTAACGACCCGTGACAGTCAGATCGAGGCGATGCACGTGGTGCTGCGGAAGCTCGAGGAGAAGGAACGTATACTCCAGAACACGGTGACGACGATCGAGAAGGAGCTCGTGGCGCGCCAGCAAGCGATGGAGATGCACAAACGGAAAGCGATCGAATCGGCCCAATCGGCGGCCGACCTGAAGCTGCACCTCGAGAAGTACCACGCCCAGATGAAGGAAGCCCAGCAggtggtggccgaaaagaCGAGCTCGCTCGAGGCGGAAGCATACAAGACGAAGCGCCTGCAGGAGGAGCTGGCCCAGCACAAGCGCAAGGCGGAGCGGATGAAGAAGATCGAAATGTCCGGCACCACGATCGACGAGGTGATGCTGGAGGAGATCCGTGAGTACAAGGAAACGCTGACCTGCCCCTCGTGCAAGGTGAAGCGCAAGGACGCGGTCCTGTCCAAGTGTTTCCACGTCTTCTGCTACGACTGCTTACGGACGCGCTACGAAACGCGCCAGCGCAAGTGTCCGAAGTGTAACTGCGCGTTCGGTGCCAACGACTACCACCGGTTATACCTCTCGACGTAA
- the LOC128269345 gene encoding E3 ubiquitin-protein ligase Bre1 isoform X1: MSKRSADDGATGAGSVVGAANSAGGLQPPIKKVHFEPHLIGPISTLEEMDIKVLQFQNKKLAQRIEQRIRCESELRSRIEQLEKRQTQDDAVLNVVNRYWNQLNEDIRVLLQRFDAETADESENKNENEVTTSFLMQLATWDKEELDDKLANRVQVSKRAVAKIVQVFDRLMQRNEKLMLAMKGESDEALGKAGGGGGLPPDLDETLRQTYIDVMAENRNLQTQNTLLHEKFHTISLKLSEYQDMLNGKETEGAELRNQIDDLQYELEKVRCRNDKLENHLAEAIEKLKAYHQLHGGDPLSSGTGGPGGGGSSERHLSSNSGSGGGGGGGGRGTGSMTSVAAQHLEDLQKELEEYKELSNNRLQELDKLHLQHREALKEVEKLKMDIRQLPESVIVETTEYKCLQSQFSVLYNESMQIKTLLDESRNQLQSSKNQHLRQIEMMESEELIAQKRVRSDMIQMEDVLSQIRKEYEMLRIEFEQNMAANEQTAPINHEMRHLILSLQNHNGQLKGEVQRYKKKYKDVSADNTKLRKDLEDVSTKLTVAQEVALQQAETIKQEANNCLASMGGGATNDSGGRGCTGGHIKEEGGGGAGLKDSGGGGGGGGTGMLHDRDGNPCSIKEEDPNGMLNSCGTMGGHLGGGGGLLRSDSGEEGGSEGGLDGANGSIKREEIIGPDGTVMVVKKECPGTPGGHKMGSGGDKANGPKCIESDLVRDLRNQLKKALNDQKEMKLLLDMYKGVPKEQRDKVQLMASEKKKCAEIEDLKVQMKKLQESKREDRKKLADEEALRKIKQLEEQKYELQKQVQNQKQPPDSSWSSGYRPFEEEALLNEMEVTGQAFEDMQEQNSRLIQQLREKDDANFKLMSDRIKANQMHKLLREEKQMLEDQVTTRDSQIEAMHVVLRKLEEKERILQNTVTTIEKELVARQQAMEMHKRKAIESAQSAADLKLHLEKYHAQMKEAQQVVAEKTSSLEAEAYKTKRLQEELAQHKRKAERMKKIEMSGTTIDEVMLEEIREYKETLTCPSCKVKRKDAVLSKCFHVFCYDCLRTRYETRQRKCPKCNCAFGANDYHRLYLST, encoded by the exons ATGTCGAAGCGCTCGGCGGACGATGGGGCCACTGGTGCGGGGAGCGTTGTCGGGGCGGCGAACAGCGCTGGCGGGCTGCAGCCCCCGATCAAGAAAGTGCACTTCGAGCCGCACCTGATCGGGCCGATTTCGACGCTCGAGGAGATGGACATCAAGGTGTTGCAGTTCCAGAACAAGAAGCTCGCCCAGCGCATCGAGCAGCGGATACGGTGCGAGTCGGAGCTGCGGTCCCGCATCGAGCAGCTCGAGAAGCGCCAAACGCAGGACGACGCCGTCCTGAACGTGGTCAACCGCTACTGGAACCAGCTGAACGAGGACAtccgggtgctgctgcagcgctTCGATGCCGAGACGGCGGATGAATCGGAGAACAAAA ATGAGAACGAGGTCACGACGTCGTTTCTGATGCAGCTCGCCACCTGGGACAAGGAGGAGCTGGACGACAAGCTGGCGAACCGGGTGCAGGTGTCGAAGCGGGCCGTCGCGAAGATCGTGCAGGTTTTCGACCGCCTCATGCAGCGCAACGAGAAGCTGATGCTCGCGATGAAGGGCGAATCGGACGAGGCGCTCGGGAAGGCAGGTGGCGGCGGAGGGTTACCGCCCGATCTGGACGAAACCCTGCGCCAAACGTACATCGACGTGATGGCGGAGAACCGCAATCTGCAGACACAGAACACGCTGCTGCACGAAAAGTTTCACACGATCTCGCTCAAGCTGAGCGAGTACCAGGACATGCTGAACGGCAAGGAGACGGAGGGGGCCGAGCTGCGCAACCAAATCGACGATCTGCAGTACGAGCTGGAGAAGGTGCGGTGTCGGAATGACAAGCTGGAGAACCACCTGGCGGAGGCGATCGAGAAGCTGAAGGCGTACCACCAGTTGCACGGCGGTGATCCGCTCAGCTCCGGAAcaggtggccccggtggtggcggttcgTCCGAGCGGCACTTGTCGAGCAacagtggcagcggcggtggcggcggcggcggcggccggggaACGGGCTCGATGACGAGCGTGGCCGCGCAGCACCTGGAGGATCTGCAGAAGGAACTGGAGGAGTACAAAGAGCTGTCGAACAATCGGTTGCAGGAGCTCGACAAGCTGCACCTGCAGCACCGGGAAGCGCTGAAGGAGGTCGAGAAGCTAAAGATGGACATCCGGCAGCTGCCGGAGTCGGTGATCGTCGAGACGACCGAGTACAAGTGCCTCCAATCGCAGTTCTCCGTGCTGTACAACGAATCGATGCAGATCAAGACGCTGCTGGACGAGAGCCGCAACCAGCTGCAGTCGAGCAAGAACCAGCACCTGCGCCAGATCGAGATGATGGAGAGCGAAGAGCTGATCGCGCAGAAACGCGTGCGGAGCGACATGATACAGATGGAGGACGTGCTGTCGCAGATACGCAAGGAGTACGAGATGCTGCGCATCGAGTTCGAGCAAAACATGGCCGCGAACGAGCAGACGGCGCCGATCAATCACGAGATGCGCCACCTGATACTGTCCCTGCAGAACCACAACGGCCAGCTGAAGGGTGAGGTGCAGCGGTACAAGAAGAAGTACAAGGACGTGTCGGCCGACAACACGAAGCTGCGCAAAGACCTGGAGGACGTGTCGACGAAGCTGACCGTCGCGCAGGAAGTGGCCCTACAGCAGGCGGAAACGATCAAGCAGGAAGCGAACAACTGCCTCGCGTCGATGGGAGGTGGTGCCACCAACGACAGCGGTGGCCGAGGGTGTACCGGTGGCCACATAAAGGAAGAAGGCGGTGGCGGAGCGGGGCTCAAGGACagtggcggaggtggcggcggcggcggcaccggtaTGCTACACGATCGCGACGGAAATCCGTGTTCCATCAAGGAGGAAGACCCGAACGGAATGCTAAACTCGTGCGGTACGATGGGCGGCcatctcggcggcggcggtggtctgTTGCGGTCGGATTCGGGCGAAGAAGGTGGCTCCGAAGGTGGGCTCGATGGGGCTAATGGAAGCATCAAGCGGGAAGAGATCATCGGCCCGGACGgaacggtgatggtggtgaagaAGGAATGTCCAGGAACGCCCGGGGGCCACAAGATGGGTTCCGGTGGCGATAAAGCAAACGGGCCCAAGTGCATCGAGTCGGATCTGGTGCGCGATCTGCGGAATCAGCTGAAGAAAGCTTTAAACGATCAGAAAGagatgaagctgctgctggacatgTACAAGGGCGTACCGAAGGAGCAGCGGGACAAGGTTCAGCTGATGGCGTCCGAGAAGAAGAAGTGTGCCGAAATCGAGGACCTCAAGGTGCAGATGAAGAAGCTGCAGGAGAGCAAACGCGAGGATCGGAAAAAGCTGGCCGACGAGGAAGCGCTGCGGAAGATCAAGCAGCTCGAGGAGCAGAAGTACGAGCTGCAGAAACAGGTCCAAAACCAGAAGCAACCACCGGACAGCAGCTGGAGCAGTGGCTATCGACCATTT gaGGAAGAAGCACTCCTGAACGAGATGGAGGTCACGGGGCAGGCGTTCGAGGACATGCAGGAGCAAAACTCAAGACTGATACAGCAGCTGCGCGAGAAGGACGATGCCAACTTTAAGCTCATGTCCGACCGGATCAAGGCGAACCAAATGCACAAGCTGTTGCGGGAAGAGAAGCAAATGCTGGAAGATCAG GTAACGACCCGTGACAGTCAGATCGAGGCGATGCACGTGGTGCTGCGGAAGCTCGAGGAGAAGGAACGTATACTCCAGAACACGGTGACGACGATCGAGAAGGAGCTCGTGGCGCGCCAGCAAGCGATGGAGATGCACAAACGGAAAGCGATCGAATCGGCCCAATCGGCGGCCGACCTGAAGCTGCACCTCGAGAAGTACCACGCCCAGATGAAGGAAGCCCAGCAggtggtggccgaaaagaCGAGCTCGCTCGAGGCGGAAGCATACAAGACGAAGCGCCTGCAGGAGGAGCTGGCCCAGCACAAGCGCAAGGCGGAGCGGATGAAGAAGATCGAAATGTCCGGCACCACGATCGACGAGGTGATGCTGGAGGAGATCCGTGAGTACAAGGAAACGCTGACCTGCCCCTCGTGCAAGGTGAAGCGCAAGGACGCGGTCCTGTCCAAGTGTTTCCACGTCTTCTGCTACGACTGCTTACGGACGCGCTACGAAACGCGCCAGCGCAAGTGTCCGAAGTGTAACTGCGCGTTCGGTGCCAACGACTACCACCGGTTATACCTCTCGACGTAA